Sequence from the Thermocaproicibacter melissae genome:
CTGTAAAAAATTTTGTGGGTTCAATCTTAAAAGAATTATATCATTTTGTATCGTCAATTTCCAGCTTTTGATGCGGCATGGAAAACAGCAGAACGACGCAAAGCAGGGCAAGCGCTGCCGCCGCGGGAATGGAGCCGGAGGTGGCGCCAACAATGGGTTCGTAAGTGTTTGTAAAAGTCTCGGCACACGGGGGAAAAAGCTGTGTCAGGCACCAGCAGACCAGAGCCGAAATACATCCCTGTATCAGGCGGCAGAGAGCAAAACGGCCTTTGCGAATCTGTATCGAGCCGAGGCAGGCAATCACTTGCAGATGAACACAGATTCCGCCCCAACCCATCGCAAGCGCAAAACACCAGAGAGGTGCTCCGGTGCGGGCGAGGTCAGCACAGCCGCCCGTCACTTCGAGAACCGCGGAACAGAAAACGGAAACAACGGGCGAAGTCAGCGCCATCCGCAGCAGGTTCATTCCTGCGGCAAACAAAATCACAAGGCAGCACATCATCAGCGTAGAGTAAGCTGCATCTGCGGCAGAAACGATAAATGCCTCCGCGGTCCCGTGCTGTGTCGTGTTCCGTTTCGCAGCATCGCGAGCAGTATCTTTCTTCCGCCGCGCGGGCAGACCGGAGAGAATCCCCATAATCAAAAAGGAAATCAGCTGAGAAGCAAACAGAACAGCTCCCGCCTGCGCATTCCCGAGAAATCCGATGCCGACAGCCGTAATGACGAACGATGGCCCCGCATTGACGCAGAAATACATCATCTGTTCTGCCTGCTTATCCGTAATTAGGCCTTCTGAGCGAAGCGCCGCCGCGGAACGCGCTCCGGCGGGGTAGCCTCCAATGACGCTCATCACGACGGAGACAGCCGCGCTGCCGGGGAGGTGGAACAATGCCTGCGTCGGCTTTTCGAGCACGGCGCCGAGTTTTTCCGCGAGCCCGCATTTCACGACGAAAACCGAGAGGACCATAAACGGGTAAAGGGAAGGAAGCAGGATGTTGAGTGAATACTCCACGCCGTTTCTTGCTCCCTGCGCCGCCTGAGCCGGAAAGATCAGCAGAGCGCACGCCGCCGTCAGTACAGCCGCAAGCAGCAAACCCGAACTTTTACCCACAGAACCACCTCATTGATTGCAACCGCCTGTAAAGAACGCAGCCGGTCCAAACTATTGATTCAGCCATATATATGCGGAACGGATAATTCCTCATTCCGCCGCATAGCATTTACCGAGAGGTGGGGTAGGATGCGCAGGCCGGGGAAAATGCTTGAAATGTCCGGGCTTTCCATACAGTCACATATGGAACTGAACGGAAACCGCGAAGCAGTCGTGGAAGGATGCGGCGGCGTCCTGGAATACGACGAGACCGTTGTCCGCGTCCGCACGCCGAACCATGTCGTCCGCTTTACCGGAAGGGGCCTTACCATCCGCTGCTTAACGGCTGATGCTCTTGTTGTAACCGGCTACATCACAGGAATTGAATTTCTGGACTGAGGTGTTCCATGCTTTCACTTAATCTGACTCGCTGGCTGATCGGCTATGTCCGTTTCCGCGTTCATGGAGGCAGCCCGGAACGGTTTTATACCGCCTGTGCCAGAAAAGG
This genomic interval carries:
- a CDS encoding sporulation protein → MGKSSGLLLAAVLTAACALLIFPAQAAQGARNGVEYSLNILLPSLYPFMVLSVFVVKCGLAEKLGAVLEKPTQALFHLPGSAAVSVVMSVIGGYPAGARSAAALRSEGLITDKQAEQMMYFCVNAGPSFVITAVGIGFLGNAQAGAVLFASQLISFLIMGILSGLPARRKKDTARDAAKRNTTQHGTAEAFIVSAADAAYSTLMMCCLVILFAAGMNLLRMALTSPVVSVFCSAVLEVTGGCADLARTGAPLWCFALAMGWGGICVHLQVIACLGSIQIRKGRFALCRLIQGCISALVCWCLTQLFPPCAETFTNTYEPIVGATSGSIPAAAALALLCVVLLFSMPHQKLEIDDTK
- a CDS encoding YabP/YqfC family sporulation protein, whose protein sequence is MLEMSGLSIQSHMELNGNREAVVEGCGGVLEYDETVVRVRTPNHVVRFTGRGLTIRCLTADALVVTGYITGIEFLD